One region of Psychrobacter sp. DAB_AL43B genomic DNA includes:
- the pdxA gene encoding 4-hydroxythreonine-4-phosphate dehydrogenase PdxA, with the protein MQKKLPLLITTGEPAGIGMDVVLLLAQEGKLQDFARPIWVTAEAEAMQARADKLVAAGVLTTCPSWQTITAQVNADDFVEQIAQQTAASNNDNKYTFILLDIPCGAPVVAGHIDINNALMVAQQLDIAHQMASSNTVAAIVTGPLQKSALIDAGIKLLDSTMFSGHTEFFMQQSGCDKVVMMLANQAMKVALVTTHLALKDVPAAITADNVRQTVQIVIDDMQEKFGLTKPRILVCGLNPHAGEGGHLGTEEIDIINPVLQEFIKAGVDISEAMPADTLFTPRHLANCDAVIAMYHDQGLPVLKSHGFGDTVNLTLGLPYIRTSVDHGTALDLAGRGGASATSLYQALLMANEMADKSLINRPLV; encoded by the coding sequence ATGCAAAAAAAATTACCGCTATTAATCACAACTGGAGAGCCTGCTGGTATTGGTATGGACGTGGTACTGCTATTAGCACAAGAAGGTAAGTTACAGGATTTTGCGCGACCTATCTGGGTAACTGCTGAAGCTGAAGCTATGCAAGCACGAGCTGATAAATTGGTCGCTGCTGGCGTGTTAACCACTTGTCCCTCTTGGCAAACAATCACGGCACAAGTGAATGCTGATGATTTTGTAGAGCAAATTGCACAGCAGACAGCTGCTTCTAATAATGATAATAAATATACGTTTATTCTACTTGATATTCCTTGTGGCGCCCCTGTAGTCGCAGGTCATATTGATATTAATAATGCTCTGATGGTCGCTCAGCAATTAGATATTGCTCACCAGATGGCGTCAAGTAATACGGTTGCCGCTATCGTAACGGGGCCACTACAAAAATCTGCGCTGATCGATGCAGGTATTAAACTGCTAGATAGCACCATGTTTAGTGGCCATACTGAGTTTTTTATGCAGCAAAGTGGCTGTGATAAAGTGGTCATGATGCTCGCCAATCAAGCCATGAAAGTGGCACTCGTTACGACACACTTGGCGTTAAAAGATGTGCCTGCCGCTATTACCGCCGATAATGTGCGCCAAACGGTACAAATTGTTATCGATGATATGCAAGAGAAGTTTGGTTTAACGAAGCCACGTATTTTGGTTTGCGGTCTTAATCCACATGCTGGCGAGGGTGGGCATTTAGGTACGGAAGAAATTGATATTATTAATCCAGTATTACAAGAGTTTATAAAGGCTGGCGTAGATATCTCTGAGGCGATGCCTGCTGATACGCTATTCACTCCAAGGCATTTGGCGAATTGTGATGCGGTGATTGCTATGTATCATGACCAAGGTTTGCCAGTACTTAAATCCCACGGTTTTGGCGATACCGTCAATCTAACTTTAGGATTGCCTTATATTCGTACATCAGTTGATCATGGTACTGCGCTTGATTTGGCAGGGCGGGGCGGCGCTAGTGCCACTAGCTTGTATCAAGCATTATTAATGGCAAATGAGATGGCAGATAAATCGCTTATTAATAGACCTCTTGTATAA
- the rsmA gene encoding 16S rRNA (adenine(1518)-N(6)/adenine(1519)-N(6))-dimethyltransferase RsmA yields MSKISFDAQSISNSLRAAKHQPRKRFGQNFLHDRSVIREIVESIRLERDDNLIEIGPGMGALTEPLLAEVDAMTVVELDRDLADSLRIRIGANSHPNFTIIKDNAMHVDYRELYSDERGKLRVVGNLPYNISTPILFHLLSYADVIQDMHFMLQKEVVERITADVGSKTYGRLSVIMQYHCDTDYLLTVPRGAFNPPPKVTSAVFRLTPHINKPVVAEDEEYFAIVVRETFNHRRKTLRAIFKKSTLLPTLSEEDFAACAIDPQARPETLSVKDFVNLSNQARKVEV; encoded by the coding sequence ATGTCCAAAATTTCGTTTGATGCTCAGTCTATTTCTAACAGCCTACGCGCTGCCAAACACCAACCACGTAAACGCTTTGGTCAAAATTTCTTACATGACCGTAGTGTTATCCGTGAGATTGTTGAGAGCATTCGTCTAGAGCGCGATGATAATCTCATTGAGATTGGGCCGGGTATGGGTGCTTTGACTGAGCCATTATTGGCAGAAGTGGATGCGATGACCGTGGTAGAGCTGGATCGTGATTTGGCAGATAGCCTGCGTATTCGTATCGGTGCCAACAGCCATCCAAACTTTACGATTATCAAAGACAATGCTATGCATGTCGATTATCGTGAGCTATACAGCGATGAGCGCGGTAAGCTACGTGTAGTTGGTAATCTGCCATATAACATCTCTACGCCTATCTTATTTCATCTGCTCAGCTATGCCGATGTGATTCAAGACATGCACTTTATGCTGCAAAAAGAGGTGGTCGAGCGGATTACTGCTGATGTCGGTAGTAAGACCTATGGCCGCTTGTCTGTCATCATGCAATATCACTGCGATACAGATTATTTGCTGACCGTACCCCGCGGCGCATTCAATCCGCCACCGAAAGTGACCAGTGCTGTTTTTCGACTAACGCCGCATATTAATAAGCCAGTCGTGGCAGAAGATGAAGAGTATTTTGCGATTGTTGTACGCGAAACCTTTAATCATCGCCGTAAGACGTTACGCGCTATCTTTAAGAAGTCGACCTTGTTACCGACGTTGAGCGAAGAGGATTTTGCGGCTTGCGCTATCGACCCACAAGCCCGCCCTGAAACATTAAGTGTGAAAGATTTTGTGAACTTAAGCAATCAGGCACGCAAGGTAGAGGTTTAA
- a CDS encoding symmetrical bis(5'-nucleosyl)-tetraphosphatase — MSFRQQYVIGDLQGCYAAYLQLLEILDFDPTQDKLWFAGDLVARGEDSLNTLRHVKALCEQGAAATVLGNHDINLLAVWRGVTKIKKKDKTAPIFAADDCDELLDWLRHQPILAYPDEHTVLVHAGIPPHWSIEEAANYAQQLESQLRGSLKQLDKLLPHLYNKTADDWHAGINGFTKMRAIANYFTRMRLCKQDGSLEFSFAAGLDESMPKDFLPWFEWHAPRSRKILFGHWAALKGEIDLPYARALDGGCVWGNHLLAYRLSDGKAITSSAHCLLPSS, encoded by the coding sequence ATGAGTTTTCGCCAGCAGTATGTCATCGGTGATTTGCAAGGCTGCTATGCTGCGTATCTTCAGCTACTTGAAATATTAGATTTTGATCCTACCCAAGATAAATTATGGTTTGCCGGTGACTTGGTGGCACGCGGTGAAGACTCGTTAAATACTTTGCGTCATGTCAAAGCATTGTGTGAGCAGGGCGCAGCAGCAACGGTGCTTGGCAATCATGATATTAATTTGCTCGCAGTATGGCGCGGGGTGACGAAAATTAAGAAAAAAGATAAGACGGCACCGATTTTTGCCGCCGATGACTGTGATGAATTACTTGATTGGTTACGCCATCAGCCCATATTGGCTTATCCTGATGAGCATACGGTATTGGTACATGCTGGTATTCCACCGCATTGGAGTATTGAGGAAGCTGCAAACTATGCACAGCAGTTGGAATCACAGCTACGCGGTAGTTTAAAGCAGCTCGATAAATTATTACCACATTTATATAACAAGACGGCCGATGATTGGCATGCAGGCATTAATGGTTTTACCAAAATGCGAGCGATTGCCAATTATTTTACTCGTATGCGCTTATGTAAGCAGGATGGGTCGCTTGAATTCAGTTTTGCGGCAGGTTTAGATGAGTCCATGCCAAAAGATTTTTTACCTTGGTTTGAATGGCACGCACCGCGTAGCCGTAAGATACTATTTGGTCATTGGGCCGCGCTTAAAGGTGAGATTGATTTGCCGTATGCGCGTGCGCTTGATGGTGGCTGCGTTTGGGGCAATCATCTACTGGCGTATCGTTTGAGTGATGGCAAAGCCATAACGTCAAGTGCGCATTGCTTGCTGCCATCATCTTAG
- a CDS encoding site-specific recombinase, with amino-acid sequence MSEIKHILQQITALSDVPDPAVLKRLIDELRVSDKEPCLANQNMQHLIEVLRQHPEYGDGLSSFVLKLIIQYRQIALYTDTGIMSDQGFFISLRRLMGHRFLPLLPQEDSVVELVGYLFDKRTDERWLSNIDTEKWDALVDLLKVNDEHLDLVATAKNSILNAIIILSYRISGIGLHPDLMESYPQMLNYSAAFVAQNQEAVLYVNQYREAHELDNLTDIIPEKAVDPAPLLVMIEQCEDIVATIRKRIYKTGISIRLTNMMLRLDQSLQRMRILTELVSDNHDKRDQAVIELIQALITTASRRYSIGYLIDNNTKLLSRKVTENAGRVGEHYISTDKAGYRKMFKKASIGGFIIAFMATTKILTYHLALAPMGRAFINSMIYGLGFVFIHIVHGTVATKQPAMTAAAIASTISDASGKKSHQLNKLSELVVDILRTQFVAIMGNIMVAIPVALIISFAWLQYTGTPMINTDKAAHLLHDLDPFRSLALPHAAIAGVYLFLSGLIAGYYDNLAVYNQIGARIQRHRLLKYLLPKAWLQRLGGFVESNLGAIMGNFIFGVFLGSTATIGFLFGLPIDIRHIAFASANLAHGLFNISANQLDWQIVLLSVLGVGLIGMVNLMVSFSLALFVALRSKEVKFVDWSRLTKQLFSHILTHPSDFFWPRDKPMKYARIDSQGHMIFDDTTSNQSGHPIPNNYVVRRLSDVKILPKSKQKSMQNEQAVTDIDYSNQTSNDNVDPALKSRAAHTTTNQVSTKKTIDLDDGLIDEELNSVPYTQDIQYDKAHTAFNEGNQTIADDESNDSNPDNKAAGDAKTPLPKPKKPPNLPS; translated from the coding sequence GTGTCAGAAATAAAACACATTTTACAACAGATTACTGCACTGAGTGATGTACCTGATCCTGCAGTACTAAAACGTTTAATCGATGAGCTTCGGGTCAGTGATAAAGAACCCTGTTTAGCCAATCAAAATATGCAGCATCTGATTGAGGTTCTACGTCAGCATCCAGAGTATGGAGATGGACTGTCAAGCTTCGTTCTAAAACTCATTATTCAATATCGCCAAATTGCCCTCTACACTGATACTGGCATCATGTCAGATCAGGGATTTTTTATTAGCTTACGCCGTTTAATGGGTCATCGTTTTTTGCCGCTATTACCGCAAGAAGACTCTGTGGTCGAACTGGTTGGGTATTTGTTTGATAAACGCACTGATGAGCGCTGGCTGAGCAATATCGATACAGAGAAATGGGATGCGCTGGTTGATTTACTCAAAGTCAATGATGAGCATTTAGACTTAGTTGCTACCGCAAAAAATAGCATTTTAAACGCCATCATCATTTTATCTTATCGTATTAGCGGCATTGGTTTACATCCAGATTTAATGGAATCTTATCCGCAAATGCTGAACTATTCAGCCGCATTCGTCGCACAAAATCAAGAAGCCGTATTATACGTCAATCAATATCGGGAAGCGCATGAGCTTGATAACTTAACGGATATCATTCCAGAAAAAGCCGTCGATCCAGCGCCTTTATTGGTCATGATTGAACAATGTGAAGACATCGTCGCCACCATACGTAAGCGCATTTATAAAACCGGTATCTCCATCCGTTTGACTAACATGATGTTACGCTTAGATCAAAGTTTACAGCGTATGCGTATTTTAACTGAACTGGTCTCAGACAACCACGATAAGCGTGATCAGGCAGTAATAGAGCTGATTCAAGCACTGATTACCACTGCTAGTCGCCGCTATAGCATCGGTTATTTGATTGACAACAATACCAAGCTGCTATCGCGCAAAGTCACCGAAAATGCCGGCCGTGTCGGCGAGCATTATATTAGTACCGATAAAGCCGGCTACCGAAAGATGTTTAAAAAAGCCTCTATTGGCGGTTTTATCATTGCTTTTATGGCTACTACTAAGATATTGACGTACCACCTAGCACTTGCTCCGATGGGGCGTGCCTTTATAAATAGCATGATTTATGGGTTGGGTTTTGTTTTTATTCATATCGTCCATGGTACGGTCGCCACCAAGCAGCCAGCCATGACTGCTGCTGCTATCGCCTCTACCATATCGGATGCCTCTGGGAAAAAATCACACCAACTTAACAAGCTATCAGAATTGGTGGTCGATATTTTGCGTACCCAGTTTGTCGCGATTATGGGTAATATTATGGTAGCAATACCGGTCGCCCTTATTATCTCTTTTGCGTGGCTACAGTATACGGGTACGCCGATGATCAATACTGATAAGGCGGCGCACCTACTACATGACTTAGACCCCTTTCGCTCACTAGCGCTACCTCACGCTGCTATTGCTGGCGTCTATTTATTTTTATCCGGTCTGATTGCAGGCTACTATGACAATTTAGCTGTCTACAACCAAATCGGTGCCCGCATTCAGCGCCATAGACTTCTAAAATACTTACTACCTAAAGCATGGCTTCAGCGTCTAGGCGGCTTTGTAGAGTCCAATCTGGGCGCTATTATGGGCAATTTTATATTCGGGGTATTCTTAGGTAGCACCGCAACGATCGGCTTCTTATTTGGTTTACCGATTGATATTCGCCATATTGCCTTTGCCTCAGCCAATTTGGCTCATGGCTTATTTAATATATCCGCCAATCAATTGGATTGGCAGATTGTGCTACTTTCTGTCCTTGGCGTTGGGCTTATCGGTATGGTCAACTTAATGGTCAGTTTCTCATTGGCGCTATTCGTAGCATTAAGATCAAAAGAGGTGAAGTTTGTCGATTGGAGTCGTCTGACCAAGCAGCTTTTTAGTCACATCTTGACCCATCCATCTGATTTTTTCTGGCCACGTGATAAGCCAATGAAGTACGCGCGTATCGATAGCCAAGGACATATGATTTTTGACGATACAACTTCTAATCAAAGCGGACACCCCATACCCAATAACTATGTGGTGCGCCGCTTATCTGATGTGAAAATATTGCCTAAATCTAAACAGAAAAGCATGCAAAATGAGCAAGCGGTAACAGACATAGATTATAGCAATCAGACATCGAATGATAATGTTGATCCAGCATTAAAAAGCCGTGCAGCACATACCACGACTAATCAAGTAAGCACTAAAAAGACTATTGATCTTGATGATGGTCTGATAGATGAGGAACTGAACAGCGTCCCTTATACTCAGGATATTCAGTATGATAAAGCTCATACAGCGTTCAATGAGGGTAATCAGACGATAGCTGATGATGAAAGTAATGATAGCAATCCTGATAACAAAGCCGCTGGCGATGCCAAAACGCCGCTGCCTAAACCAAAAAAACCACCAAATCTACCCAGTTAA
- a CDS encoding acyl-CoA dehydrogenase C-terminal domain-containing protein, which translates to MAVYNAPLNDMRFILNDVFKAHEFWQNNESLSHVDMETVDMVLEEMAKISKNILLPINRSGDEEGATYEGDGVVKTPAGFKEAYKQYAESGWVGLGGNPEYGGQGFPKMVTMLAEEMVFTANQSFALYPNLTVGATLCLNAAGSDEQKQTYLEKMYSGEWSGTMCLTEPHAGTDLGIIKTKAVPNEDGSFNISGTKIFITGGEHDLTDNIIHLVLAKTPDAPAGSKGISLFVVPKFLVNEDGSLGERNTLAAGSIEHKMGIKASATCVMNFDNAKGWMVGPENTGLSSMFIMMNYERVTMGLQGLGGTELAYQNAALYALDRGQGRSDTQIQSPEKPADAIIHHADVRRMLLNAKVNSEASRCFAMYVAKQLDTEKFSTDPEAAQAAAARVALLTPVAKAFLTDKALEATVDCQQVFGGHGYVREWGMEQIVRDTRIAQIYEGANGIQALDLLGRKVARNEGKYITHFLGEIRDYISSMQADHGIKQATLDAADTVEELTKTVLANISTRKSEINGCAVDYLHTVGYLCYSYMFAMMIEAADGKEGEFYTNKAKLADYFVGRVLPRIDAHAQMVKAGSDPIMSFDLDYFNIAIS; encoded by the coding sequence ATGGCTGTTTATAACGCCCCTCTTAACGACATGCGTTTTATCCTAAATGACGTATTTAAAGCTCATGAATTTTGGCAAAACAACGAAAGCTTATCTCATGTTGACATGGAAACGGTCGACATGGTTTTAGAAGAAATGGCAAAAATCTCCAAAAACATTCTGCTGCCTATTAACCGTAGTGGTGATGAAGAAGGCGCTACATACGAAGGCGATGGCGTTGTGAAGACTCCGGCAGGTTTTAAAGAAGCTTATAAGCAATATGCGGAGTCTGGTTGGGTTGGTCTTGGCGGCAATCCTGAATACGGCGGTCAAGGTTTTCCAAAAATGGTAACCATGCTAGCGGAAGAAATGGTTTTTACAGCCAACCAATCGTTTGCCCTTTACCCTAACCTGACCGTTGGTGCGACACTATGTTTGAATGCTGCCGGTAGTGATGAGCAAAAACAAACTTACCTAGAAAAAATGTATTCTGGCGAATGGTCAGGTACGATGTGCTTAACTGAACCGCATGCAGGTACAGATTTGGGTATCATCAAAACCAAAGCCGTCCCAAACGAAGATGGTAGCTTCAACATCTCAGGCACCAAAATCTTTATCACTGGCGGTGAGCATGACTTAACCGACAATATCATTCATTTGGTATTGGCAAAAACCCCAGACGCCCCTGCTGGTTCAAAAGGTATCTCGCTATTTGTTGTGCCAAAATTCTTGGTCAACGAAGATGGTAGCTTAGGCGAGCGCAATACGCTAGCAGCCGGCTCTATTGAGCACAAAATGGGTATCAAAGCCTCTGCGACTTGTGTGATGAACTTTGATAATGCCAAAGGCTGGATGGTTGGTCCAGAAAATACTGGTTTATCATCCATGTTTATCATGATGAACTATGAGCGCGTGACAATGGGTCTGCAAGGTCTTGGTGGTACTGAGCTTGCTTATCAAAATGCGGCACTATATGCACTCGATCGCGGTCAAGGTCGTAGCGACACGCAAATTCAAAGCCCAGAAAAACCGGCTGACGCTATCATTCACCATGCCGATGTACGTCGCATGTTATTAAATGCTAAAGTAAACTCTGAAGCATCACGCTGTTTTGCGATGTATGTTGCCAAACAACTTGATACGGAAAAATTCAGTACTGACCCTGAAGCGGCTCAAGCGGCGGCGGCTCGTGTGGCATTATTGACACCAGTGGCTAAAGCATTCTTAACCGATAAAGCGCTAGAAGCAACGGTTGATTGCCAGCAAGTATTTGGTGGTCATGGTTATGTGCGCGAATGGGGCATGGAACAAATCGTTCGTGATACGCGTATTGCCCAGATTTATGAAGGCGCAAACGGTATTCAAGCCCTTGATTTATTAGGTCGTAAAGTTGCACGCAATGAAGGTAAATACATCACCCATTTCTTAGGTGAAATTCGTGATTATATCAGCAGCATGCAAGCTGACCATGGTATCAAACAAGCCACATTAGACGCCGCTGATACCGTTGAAGAGCTAACCAAAACAGTTCTTGCTAATATTAGTACGCGTAAGAGTGAGATTAATGGCTGTGCGGTAGATTATCTACATACGGTCGGTTACTTATGCTACTCATATATGTTTGCTATGATGATAGAAGCCGCTGATGGCAAAGAAGGTGAGTTTTATACCAATAAAGCCAAGCTTGCTGACTACTTCGTTGGTCGTGTTTTACCACGCATCGATGCCCATGCGCAAATGGTCAAAGCAGGTAGTGATCCGATTATGAGTTTTGATCTTGACTACTTTAATATCGCGATCAGCTAA
- a CDS encoding acyl-CoA dehydrogenase C-terminal domain-containing protein, whose protein sequence is MQYKAPLRDIQFVMHELLDSESHYKTLPAFQEADRELMDSLFEMAASFAENELSPLNQSGDAEGCQFDNGKVTTPKGFKEAYKAYCELGFPALSAEEEFGGQNMPFSLSTVINEMVGTANWSFSMYPGLSHGAIQTIEHHGTEAQKQTYLEKMVTGEWSGTMCLTEAHAGSDLGIIRTKAEPKEDGTYSITGQKIFISAGEHDLTDNIIHICLARLPGAPAGTKGISLFIVPKVMINEDNSLGENNQVVCGSIEHKMGIKASATCVMNFDGATGYLIGPENRGLQCMFTFMNVARIGTAVQGLTAAEYAFQGSLTYAKDRLAMRSLSGVKAPEKVADPIIVHPAVRNMLLTEKAFAEGGRALVYYLSHFADTVAKGEGDELKFADQMLSLLTPIAKAFLTETGLEAANHGVQVYGGHGFISEWGMEQNVRDTRIACLYEGTTEIQALDLLGRKVLGSQGKLLANFVQIIQTFCDENKDNDEMGQFIRPLAKHLKEWGDLTARISMQATENPDAVGGAAVDYLYFSGYVTLAYLWARMALIAQTEIANGSSEQAFYDAKVKTAQFYFAKLLPRTTTHVQRIATGVEPYMSMDVDQFAF, encoded by the coding sequence ATGCAATATAAAGCGCCCCTACGTGATATCCAATTTGTCATGCATGAGTTACTTGATAGCGAAAGCCACTACAAAACCTTGCCTGCTTTTCAAGAAGCCGATCGTGAGTTGATGGACAGCCTGTTTGAGATGGCAGCAAGCTTTGCCGAAAATGAGCTATCGCCGTTAAACCAAAGCGGTGATGCTGAAGGCTGTCAGTTTGACAATGGTAAAGTGACCACACCAAAAGGTTTTAAAGAAGCTTATAAAGCTTACTGTGAGCTTGGCTTCCCAGCATTGTCTGCAGAAGAAGAATTCGGTGGTCAAAACATGCCGTTTTCACTATCGACTGTCATTAATGAGATGGTTGGTACGGCTAACTGGTCATTCTCTATGTACCCTGGTCTATCACATGGCGCCATCCAAACCATCGAGCATCATGGTACTGAAGCGCAAAAGCAAACCTATCTAGAAAAAATGGTCACTGGTGAATGGTCAGGTACCATGTGCTTGACTGAAGCCCATGCTGGCTCTGATTTGGGTATCATTCGTACTAAAGCCGAGCCTAAAGAAGATGGTACTTATAGCATCACTGGTCAAAAAATCTTCATCTCAGCCGGTGAGCACGACTTAACTGATAATATCATTCATATCTGTTTGGCTCGTCTACCAGGCGCACCTGCCGGTACTAAAGGCATCTCATTGTTTATCGTACCTAAAGTGATGATCAACGAAGACAACAGCCTAGGCGAAAACAATCAAGTGGTTTGCGGTTCTATCGAGCACAAAATGGGTATCAAAGCCTCTGCGACTTGTGTCATGAACTTCGACGGCGCAACAGGTTACTTGATTGGCCCTGAAAACCGTGGTCTACAGTGCATGTTTACTTTCATGAACGTTGCTCGTATCGGTACTGCTGTACAAGGCTTGACGGCCGCTGAGTATGCATTCCAAGGTTCATTAACCTATGCCAAAGACCGCCTAGCAATGCGTTCATTATCAGGTGTCAAAGCGCCAGAAAAAGTTGCTGATCCTATCATCGTGCATCCAGCAGTGCGCAATATGCTATTGACCGAAAAAGCCTTTGCTGAAGGTGGTCGTGCACTGGTTTATTACCTCTCACATTTTGCTGATACTGTGGCAAAAGGTGAAGGCGACGAGCTTAAGTTTGCTGATCAAATGTTGTCACTATTGACCCCAATTGCTAAAGCTTTCTTGACTGAGACTGGTTTGGAAGCAGCTAACCATGGCGTCCAAGTTTATGGTGGTCACGGCTTTATCAGCGAATGGGGTATGGAACAGAACGTTCGTGATACGCGTATTGCTTGCTTGTACGAAGGTACCACTGAAATCCAAGCGCTAGATTTATTAGGTCGTAAAGTTTTAGGCTCACAAGGTAAGCTACTGGCAAACTTCGTCCAAATCATCCAAACATTCTGTGACGAAAATAAAGACAATGATGAGATGGGTCAGTTTATCCGTCCACTTGCCAAGCATCTAAAAGAATGGGGTGATTTGACAGCGCGTATTAGTATGCAAGCTACTGAAAATCCAGATGCCGTTGGTGGCGCTGCTGTTGATTACTTATATTTCAGTGGCTACGTAACTTTAGCTTACTTATGGGCACGTATGGCCCTAATCGCACAAACCGAAATCGCAAATGGTAGCAGCGAACAAGCGTTCTATGATGCCAAAGTGAAAACAGCACAGTTTTACTTTGCTAAATTATTGCCACGTACGACCACCCACGTACAGCGCATTGCTACTGGCGTTGAGCCGTATATGAGCATGGATGTTGATCAATTTGCGTTTTAA
- a CDS encoding putative bifunctional diguanylate cyclase/phosphodiesterase: MTAFTPMPLEDKHQLLVELCEQFEDAIFILDKNLRYLSVNATYELMLGYTEAFLLGRPLGVYAAEFLSEEEQAVLKNLTNSLDSTGFYESDFSMANRYGQTLDCHITYRRIYLDDTAYYVGKIRNMSIVAKNKKKLVHLLNYDQLTGLPNRKVFLSQTSELLLDSYQEVIIARLNIDGYRNLAILLGPDCINTLVENFVLRIKALELDHLRCFSHFGGDDFALLFECKDANMVRHQLDSLMQMCERPFFLNNNSTKGSEVYCHISVGVSYFPKNDNEFIGLLTKAEKALNYVKQHGGDDVCWYQKSINEFNAHHIQLESELRTATSEGQFIPYFQPKFALDTGEITGFEALVRWQHPTRGLLQPIDFIDAIIAHKLSLELFSQMATQIAEQLSVWQTLGFNQHICINADAAEFSHPDFFDLVSNLLVQHKIAAHQLHIEVTESSLIKRHSNVKKQLNLLKELGICLALDDFGTGYASLSYLQEYPFDFIKIDKSFISKITGDRTQHAIVKAILQLAQALDMQVIAEGIENEQQRDLLLTMGCQYGQGYWFGKPMPAEVATDMLMQQHLSKNKDC, from the coding sequence ATGACTGCTTTTACCCCTATGCCACTGGAAGACAAACATCAATTATTGGTCGAATTATGCGAGCAATTTGAAGATGCCATATTCATCTTAGATAAAAATTTGCGCTATTTGTCGGTCAATGCCACCTATGAGCTGATGCTTGGTTATACGGAAGCTTTTTTGCTTGGACGTCCACTTGGTGTATACGCTGCTGAATTTTTATCAGAAGAAGAACAAGCGGTATTAAAGAATCTGACCAACAGCTTAGATAGTACAGGGTTTTATGAAAGCGATTTTTCAATGGCAAACCGCTACGGACAGACCCTCGATTGTCATATTACCTACCGAAGAATTTATCTGGATGACACAGCATACTACGTCGGTAAAATTCGAAATATGTCCATTGTTGCTAAAAATAAAAAAAAGCTGGTACATCTGCTTAATTATGATCAACTTACTGGGCTGCCAAACCGCAAGGTGTTTTTAAGTCAGACAAGTGAGTTACTGTTAGACAGCTATCAAGAAGTGATCATTGCCCGCTTAAACATTGACGGTTATCGTAATCTTGCTATTTTACTAGGACCTGATTGCATCAATACCTTAGTAGAAAACTTTGTCCTGCGAATTAAAGCGCTGGAACTTGATCATTTACGCTGTTTTTCTCATTTTGGTGGTGATGACTTTGCTTTACTATTTGAATGTAAAGATGCCAATATGGTACGCCATCAGTTAGACAGCTTAATGCAAATGTGTGAGCGTCCTTTCTTTTTAAATAACAACTCTACAAAAGGATCAGAGGTTTATTGCCATATCTCTGTTGGGGTCAGCTATTTTCCTAAAAATGATAATGAATTTATAGGATTATTGACCAAAGCGGAGAAAGCCTTAAATTATGTCAAGCAGCACGGTGGCGATGATGTTTGTTGGTATCAAAAATCTATTAATGAGTTTAACGCGCACCATATACAGCTAGAATCTGAGCTTAGAACGGCCACCAGCGAAGGTCAGTTCATACCCTACTTTCAACCTAAATTTGCATTGGATACGGGCGAGATTACAGGTTTTGAAGCATTGGTACGCTGGCAACATCCCACTCGCGGATTACTACAACCCATTGATTTTATTGATGCAATTATCGCTCATAAACTATCGCTTGAGCTATTTTCTCAAATGGCGACACAAATCGCTGAGCAGTTGTCAGTTTGGCAAACACTTGGCTTCAATCAACATATCTGTATCAATGCGGATGCCGCTGAATTCAGTCATCCTGACTTTTTCGATTTGGTCAGCAATTTACTTGTACAACATAAGATTGCAGCGCATCAATTACATATTGAAGTGACAGAATCCTCTTTAATAAAACGCCATTCCAATGTAAAGAAACAGCTTAATTTGCTTAAAGAGTTGGGAATTTGTCTTGCGTTAGATGACTTTGGTACTGGCTACGCCTCCTTAAGCTATCTACAAGAATATCCCTTTGATTTTATTAAGATTGATAAGAGTTTTATCTCTAAAATCACAGGCGATCGAACCCAACACGCTATTGTAAAAGCTATTTTGCAATTAGCACAGGCACTGGATATGCAGGTCATCGCAGAAGGCATCGAAAATGAGCAACAACGTGACTTACTGTTAACCATGGGTTGCCAATATGGTCAAGGTTATTGGTTTGGTAAACCTATGCCTGCTGAAGTTGCGACCGATATGTTAATGCAACAACATTTGTCTAAAAATAAAGATTGTTAG